In Magnetospirillum sp. XM-1, a single window of DNA contains:
- a CDS encoding tyrosine-type recombinase/integrase has translation MAELSPLRRRMIEDMTVRNLSPATQRSYLHAVSKFSRFFNRSPDRLDLEDVRTWQVHLVSQGISWASLNQFVAALRFFYGVTLRCPETPERITYARQPRRLPVVLSADEVVRFLEAVPSLKNRTALTTAYAAGLRVSEVVALKLADIDSGRMVIRVEQGKGRKDRYVMLSAQLLGILRTYWRLARPGHWLFPGREDKPIEPNVLNCACRSACAAAGIDKCVTVHTLRHSFATHLLEAGTDIRIIQVLLGHNNLSTTARYTQVSNAMIAKTTSPLDGLDLMVVPPS, from the coding sequence ATGGCCGAATTGAGCCCTTTGCGTCGCCGCATGATCGAGGACATGACGGTCCGCAATCTTTCGCCGGCGACGCAACGATCCTACCTTCATGCGGTTTCGAAGTTCAGCCGCTTCTTCAATCGATCGCCGGATCGGCTCGACCTTGAAGACGTGCGCACGTGGCAGGTCCACTTGGTGTCGCAGGGGATTTCGTGGGCCAGCCTCAACCAGTTTGTGGCGGCGCTGCGGTTCTTCTACGGGGTGACGCTGCGGTGCCCCGAGACCCCGGAGCGGATCACCTATGCCCGCCAGCCGCGGCGGTTGCCAGTAGTATTGAGCGCCGACGAGGTGGTGCGCTTCCTGGAGGCGGTGCCCAGCCTGAAGAACCGCACGGCGCTGACCACGGCCTATGCCGCCGGGCTGCGAGTATCAGAGGTGGTGGCGCTCAAGCTGGCCGACATCGACAGCGGCCGGATGGTGATCCGGGTCGAGCAGGGCAAGGGGCGCAAGGACCGCTACGTCATGTTGTCGGCGCAGTTGCTCGGCATCCTGCGCACCTATTGGCGGCTGGCGCGGCCCGGGCATTGGCTGTTTCCCGGCCGCGAGGACAAGCCGATCGAGCCGAATGTGCTGAATTGCGCGTGCCGCTCGGCCTGTGCCGCCGCCGGGATCGACAAGTGCGTCACCGTTCATACCCTGCGCCACAGCTTTGCCACCCATCTGCTGGAAGCGGGCACCGACATCCGCATCATTCAGGTGCTGCTCGGCCACAACAATCTGTCGACCACGGCCCGCTACACCCAGGTCTCCAACGCAATGATCGCCAAGACGACCAGCCCACTCGACGGCCTCGACCTGATGGTGGTGCCGCCGTCCTGA
- a CDS encoding IS91 family transposase, translating to MAAMAGGLEVADVFRRFGSAWRAAQDGHLDRGRRRVMAAIEACRTAQLGGHSESCGACGLVRIAYNSCRNRHCPKCQGLARAQWLADRQAELLPVPYFHVVFTVPAEIAAIAFHNKAVVYDILFKATAETLRTIAADPRHLGAEPGFVAVLHTWGQALQHHPHLHCVVPAGGLSPDGSRWVACRPGFFLPVRVLSRLFRRLFLAQMTAAFLAGKLAFFSDLAALAEPAAFARHLAPLRKTDWVVYAKRPFGGPEQVLAYLGRYTHRVAIANSRLVEIADGSVRFRWKDYRHHDKQKVMTLQPGEFIRRFLLHVLPDGFHRIRHYGFLANGQRAAKLENCRRLLAVPAPATVTAGTPDDYRDRHHRLTGHDLRRCPCCGGTMAPLGAIPRSPAGHAAYRIDTS from the coding sequence ATGGCAGCCATGGCCGGGGGACTGGAGGTGGCGGACGTGTTCCGCCGCTTCGGCAGTGCATGGCGGGCTGCCCAGGATGGACATCTCGACCGCGGCCGCCGCCGGGTGATGGCCGCCATCGAGGCTTGCCGAACGGCGCAATTGGGCGGCCATAGCGAGTCCTGTGGTGCGTGCGGGCTGGTGCGCATCGCCTACAATTCCTGCCGCAACCGGCATTGTCCCAAATGCCAGGGGCTGGCACGCGCCCAGTGGCTGGCCGACCGCCAAGCCGAGTTGCTGCCGGTGCCATACTTCCACGTCGTCTTCACCGTGCCGGCCGAGATCGCCGCCATTGCCTTCCACAACAAGGCGGTGGTCTACGACATCCTGTTCAAGGCGACAGCCGAGACACTGCGCACCATCGCCGCCGATCCCAGGCATCTCGGCGCCGAACCCGGTTTCGTCGCCGTGCTGCACACCTGGGGACAGGCGCTCCAGCACCATCCCCATCTCCATTGCGTGGTGCCGGCCGGCGGCCTGTCGCCGGACGGAAGCCGCTGGGTCGCCTGCCGTCCGGGCTTCTTCCTGCCGGTGCGTGTGCTGTCCCGGTTGTTCCGCCGCTTGTTTCTGGCCCAAATGACGGCGGCGTTCCTGGCGGGCAAGCTCGCCTTCTTCTCCGACCTCGCAGCCCTCGCCGAGCCGGCCGCCTTTGCCCGCCATCTGGCGCCGCTGCGCAAAACCGACTGGGTGGTCTACGCCAAACGCCCATTCGGCGGCCCCGAGCAGGTGCTGGCCTATCTCGGCCGCTACACCCACCGCGTTGCCATCGCCAACAGCCGCCTGGTCGAGATCGCGGACGGCTCGGTCCGTTTCCGCTGGAAAGACTATCGTCATCACGACAAGCAGAAGGTGATGACGCTGCAGCCCGGCGAATTCATCCGCCGCTTCCTGCTCCACGTCTTGCCCGACGGCTTCCACCGCATCCGTCATTACGGATTCCTCGCCAACGGCCAGCGGGCGGCCAAGCTGGAAAACTGCCGTCGCCTGCTGGCCGTGCCGGCGCCGGCAACGGTCACGGCGGGGACGCCCGACGACTACCGCGACCGCCATCACCGCCTCACCGGCCACGACCTCCGCCGCTGCCCATGCTG